The proteins below are encoded in one region of Vulpes lagopus strain Blue_001 chromosome 10, ASM1834538v1, whole genome shotgun sequence:
- the NRGN gene encoding neurogranin: protein MDCCTESACSKPDDDILDIPLDDPGANAAAAKIQASFRGHMARKKIKSGERGRKGPGHGGTGGAGGARGGAGGGPSGD from the coding sequence gagAGCGCGTGCTCCAAGCCGGACGACGACATCCTAGACATCCCGCTGGACGACCCCGGCGCCAACGCAGCCGCTGCCAAAATCCAGGCGAGTTTCCGGGGCCACATGGCGCGGAAGAAGATAAAGAGTGGAGAGCGCGGCCGGAAGGGCCCGGGCCACGGGGGAACGGGCGGAGCTGGGGGCGCCCGGGGAGGCGCGGGCGGCGGCCCCAGCGGAGACTAG